The following coding sequences lie in one Candidatus Nitrospira allomarina genomic window:
- a CDS encoding CsbD family protein encodes MNKEQFKGNWNQFKGEVKKKWGKFTDDELTQIEGDYDKFKGRAQELYGDQKEEVNKWTEDWQAKNQPVR; translated from the coding sequence ATGAACAAGGAACAATTCAAAGGAAATTGGAACCAGTTTAAGGGCGAAGTGAAAAAAAAGTGGGGTAAGTTTACCGACGATGAATTAACCCAAATCGAAGGTGATTACGATAAATTTAAGGGAAGGGCTCAAGAACTCTATGGAGATCAAAAAGAAGAAGTAAATAAATGGACCGAGGATTGGCAGGCGAAGAACCAACCAGTCCGATAA
- a CDS encoding CsbD family protein — protein MQKGFIHKVYNEDQFNGNWKQLKGALKENWGEFTDDDLLAIEGRTDRFEGKLQERYGERKEEVRAWVDEWLENHPYDSREQKN, from the coding sequence ATGCAAAAAGGGTTTATCCATAAGGTATATAATGAGGACCAATTCAATGGTAATTGGAAACAGCTCAAAGGTGCGCTTAAGGAGAACTGGGGAGAGTTTACGGATGATGATCTCTTGGCAATTGAAGGGCGTACAGACCGTTTCGAAGGAAAACTACAAGAGCGATATGGAGAACGAAAAGAAGAAGTCAGGGCATGGGTGGATGAATGGTTGGAAAATCATCCTTATGATTCCCGGGAACAAAAGAATTAA